In Fructilactobacillus cliffordii, a single genomic region encodes these proteins:
- a CDS encoding beta family protein, protein MYLPALRDKMGELKALEELEKYKLTKNKIKNLLPIILINEITDEALKKISKKYSRKVLIDTRLVSDTKDIKKLVSITKQNKNFNIIYCFKDIKYAGNKDYVKILDTDAVGILKDIKNNNFNINLFPKNIIIDFGYINNSSPYSYKYVNELIKYIKNRNITILSGSVPNPIPKNSDENYTQDIYEYKLFEKISYDNKNINFNYGDYGTVHPNLTDDDIVKMTPIVQIKYTKNKNEYWFIRNGLRKGEYKFKPVANEIINDSKFKKISWADEFLFDVINTKNHNIGNAMTWAEVGINRHLSIFI, encoded by the coding sequence ATGTATTTACCAGCTTTAAGAGATAAAATGGGTGAATTAAAAGCATTAGAAGAATTAGAAAAATACAAACTAACTAAAAATAAAATTAAAAATTTACTTCCTATTATATTAATAAATGAAATAACTGATGAAGCATTAAAAAAAATATCAAAAAAATATTCTAGAAAAGTATTAATAGACACAAGATTAGTTAGTGATACTAAAGATATCAAAAAATTAGTTTCAATAACTAAACAAAATAAAAATTTTAATATAATTTATTGTTTTAAAGATATTAAATATGCCGGAAATAAAGATTATGTTAAAATTTTAGACACAGATGCAGTTGGAATTTTAAAAGATATAAAAAATAATAATTTTAACATAAATTTATTTCCTAAAAATATTATTATTGATTTTGGATATATTAATAATTCAAGTCCATATAGTTATAAATATGTTAACGAATTAATTAAATATATAAAAAATAGAAACATAACAATACTATCAGGATCCGTACCAAACCCAATTCCAAAAAATTCAGACGAAAATTATACTCAAGACATTTATGAATACAAACTTTTTGAAAAGATATCATATGATAACAAAAACATTAATTTCAATTATGGGGACTATGGGACTGTTCATCCGAACTTAACTGATGATGACATCGTCAAAATGACACCTATTGTGCAAATTAAGTATACCAAAAATAAAAATGAATATTGGTTCATTAGAAATGGTTTGCGAAAAGGAGAATATAAATTCAAACCAGTTGCCAATGAAATTATTAATGATAGTAAATTTAAAAAGATATCTTGGGCAGATGAATTTTTATTTGATGTCATAAATACTAAAAATCATAATATTGGTAATGCAATGACATGGGCCGAAGTAGGAATAAATAGACATTTAAGTATATTTATATAG
- a CDS encoding DUF1700 domain-containing protein, producing the protein MPTDQEQYITELKYYLKTMPQKERDDATTYYLEYLKDGDLVNYKDIVENLGTPRQLARQITANYTISEDEKQPKKEGSVNHNVKLIVTILAAIASPALLGIAVFILLMLFVFVFTVGALLFAALFAAGLFIWLGVTTIFSKGIIALSILGLGLLILGVLLMIPPIVYFVVRFIIQIGANWIKKIYRYSQAKLNPRKDGYHG; encoded by the coding sequence ATGCCAACGGACCAAGAACAATACATTACGGAGCTAAAATACTACCTCAAAACGATGCCCCAAAAGGAACGCGATGATGCCACCACTTACTACCTGGAGTACCTTAAAGACGGTGATTTAGTGAACTACAAAGACATCGTAGAGAACCTGGGAACGCCCCGCCAGCTAGCTCGCCAAATCACCGCTAACTACACGATTTCTGAAGACGAGAAGCAACCTAAAAAAGAAGGCAGCGTCAACCATAACGTTAAGCTAATTGTGACAATCTTAGCCGCCATTGCTTCTCCGGCGTTGCTGGGGATTGCCGTCTTTATCTTGTTGATGCTGTTCGTCTTCGTCTTTACCGTCGGTGCGCTCCTCTTTGCCGCCCTCTTTGCCGCCGGGCTCTTCATTTGGCTCGGAGTCACAACCATCTTTAGTAAGGGGATAATTGCCCTGAGTATTCTAGGTTTAGGACTCCTAATCTTAGGAGTCTTACTGATGATTCCGCCGATTGTCTACTTCGTGGTCCGCTTTATCATTCAAATTGGAGCTAACTGGATCAAGAAAATCTACCGCTACTCACAAGCAAAATTAAATCCACGAAAGGATGGTTACCATGGTTAA
- a CDS encoding NADPH-dependent FMN reductase: MTTIDIILGSSRTNAEGHKLFRYLENHAPVWVNSNEVTLRFMDIADYQLPLFNEDDAPMDNSHRQLTENEQRWLTALQQADGYVILTPEYNHSFPAALKNGLDYVAYEMQGKPVRILTYAPSARGGQFAFMALLPTLNQLGCFVLPKPTIIGRITQNFTVAGEMPTDAPAVAHYPERLKQMVREIAFYGQLFAENPFEG, translated from the coding sequence ATGACCACTATTGACATTATCTTAGGCAGCTCCCGCACCAATGCGGAGGGCCACAAACTGTTTCGCTACTTAGAAAACCATGCACCGGTATGGGTTAATTCAAACGAAGTTACCCTGCGTTTCATGGACATTGCGGATTACCAACTTCCGCTCTTTAACGAGGACGATGCTCCGATGGACAATTCCCACCGCCAGCTAACGGAAAACGAACAACGTTGGCTGACTGCTTTACAGCAAGCAGATGGCTACGTCATTTTAACCCCGGAATACAATCACTCGTTTCCTGCCGCTTTGAAAAACGGATTGGACTACGTGGCCTACGAGATGCAAGGCAAACCCGTCCGCATTCTTACTTACGCTCCTAGTGCGCGGGGCGGTCAATTTGCCTTCATGGCTTTGCTGCCCACATTAAATCAATTAGGCTGTTTTGTGTTACCCAAACCGACGATTATCGGCCGGATTACCCAGAATTTTACGGTCGCAGGCGAAATGCCCACTGATGCACCGGCTGTGGCTCACTATCCGGAACGGTTGAAACAGATGGTACGAGAAATTGCGTTTTATGGACAATTATTTGCGGAAAATCCGTTTGAAGGATAA
- a CDS encoding ketose-bisphosphate aldolase, with amino-acid sequence MMITNSTEMLQKARAEHYAVPAFNVNNLEWAKAILQAGEKAQSPLILQVTSGAAKYMGSFRLAYDLIVDMHDALHITVPISIHLDHGTYFDALKTLGISYTSVMFDGSSLPLDDNLAKTATLRDLTKDQDVSLETEVGTIGGEEDGVIADGEIAPVDSAVAMAKAGVDMLAVGIGNIHGKYPKDWKGLNFEHLQKIDDAIFAALGKRIPLVLHGGSGIPDDQIRKAIQLGIAKVNVNTEGQLAFHQGLRDYILSDEDLQGKNYDPRILLTAGTDKLVDMCLDRIRVFGSEGKA; translated from the coding sequence CTGATGATTACAAACAGTACGGAAATGTTACAAAAAGCACGGGCCGAACACTACGCAGTTCCCGCTTTTAACGTGAACAACTTGGAGTGGGCCAAGGCCATTTTACAAGCCGGAGAGAAAGCCCAATCACCGTTGATTTTACAGGTGACTAGTGGAGCTGCTAAGTACATGGGGAGTTTCCGGTTGGCCTACGATTTAATCGTGGACATGCACGACGCCTTACACATCACCGTTCCGATTTCGATTCATTTGGATCACGGGACGTACTTTGATGCTTTAAAGACGTTGGGAATCAGTTATACGTCCGTGATGTTTGATGGTTCAAGTTTACCATTGGACGATAACTTGGCTAAAACCGCCACGCTGAGAGACCTCACGAAGGATCAGGACGTTAGCTTAGAAACAGAAGTCGGAACCATCGGTGGTGAAGAAGATGGTGTGATTGCGGACGGTGAAATTGCGCCAGTGGATTCCGCGGTAGCGATGGCAAAAGCCGGCGTTGACATGCTGGCCGTGGGAATCGGTAACATTCACGGTAAGTACCCAAAGGACTGGAAGGGACTGAACTTCGAACACCTACAAAAGATTGACGATGCCATCTTTGCTGCCTTAGGCAAGCGGATTCCGTTGGTATTACACGGTGGTTCTGGAATTCCGGATGACCAAATTCGCAAAGCCATTCAACTGGGAATTGCCAAGGTGAACGTCAACACCGAAGGACAACTGGCTTTCCACCAAGGCTTACGGGATTACATCCTGAGTGACGAAGATTTGCAGGGCAAGAACTACGATCCCCGGATTCTCCTCACTGCTGGAACTGACAAACTGGTCGACATGTGCTTAGACCGGATTCGGGTCTTTGGCTCGGAAGGTAAGGCTTAA
- a CDS encoding sce7726 family protein: MLSDREIREKLINRLLNYKGTSIGEELSIITEPVRADIISINKHLIGYEIKSDLDTLHRLPHQCKGYDEIFEMNYLVVGEKLRFSATDLIPNYWGIFFAYCENNKIFIKRIKQASKNPNFNIKSFLFTLPVDIIKEKIITLLPLEKQNKCNNFIKQDLIAYIVNNIKKRDEKRIKKIVNNYIKKSNCFYNPV; the protein is encoded by the coding sequence ATGTTAAGCGATAGAGAAATTAGAGAAAAATTAATAAATAGATTATTAAATTATAAGGGTACAAGTATAGGAGAAGAATTATCAATAATAACTGAACCAGTACGTGCAGATATTATATCTATAAACAAACATTTAATTGGGTATGAAATAAAAAGTGATCTGGATACTTTACATAGATTACCTCATCAATGTAAGGGATATGATGAAATATTTGAAATGAATTATTTAGTTGTGGGTGAAAAATTAAGATTTAGTGCTACTGACTTAATTCCCAACTACTGGGGAATATTTTTTGCTTATTGTGAAAATAATAAAATATTTATAAAGAGGATTAAACAAGCTTCAAAAAACCCAAATTTTAATATAAAAAGTTTTTTATTTACTCTTCCAGTTGATATTATAAAAGAAAAAATTATAACTTTATTACCTTTAGAAAAACAAAATAAATGTAATAACTTTATTAAACAAGATTTAATAGCGTATATTGTTAACAATATTAAAAAGAGAGATGAAAAAAGAATAAAAAAGATAGTAAATAACTATATTAAAAAGAGTAATTGTTTTTATAATCCTGTTTAA
- a CDS encoding 5' nucleotidase, NT5C type gives MTATKPKLFLDMDNVMVNTLPVLNELAKLPFTKPKPDQLTGIFRDLAPLPGVLASVPKLAEHYEMYVLSTAPWDNPSAWQDKLAWLQQYFGAGEDNPFYKRVIITHDKSLVHRTGGLLVDDRPYHGASEWVDPTVPSAWIQYGADERLQWKSELTNFLLAIAKEQEQGKALPDAITAANAHPNPYLVHGDLKDFEASNWE, from the coding sequence ATGACAGCCACGAAACCAAAATTATTTTTAGACATGGATAACGTAATGGTAAATACCCTTCCGGTCTTAAACGAGCTAGCTAAGCTTCCGTTTACGAAACCGAAGCCTGATCAGCTGACCGGAATTTTCCGGGACTTAGCGCCGTTGCCAGGAGTACTGGCCAGCGTACCGAAACTAGCCGAACATTACGAAATGTACGTGCTTTCGACGGCTCCTTGGGACAATCCGAGTGCTTGGCAGGACAAGTTAGCCTGGTTACAACAGTACTTCGGTGCTGGCGAGGACAATCCCTTTTACAAACGGGTGATTATCACGCACGACAAGAGTTTGGTGCACCGGACTGGTGGTCTACTAGTCGACGACCGGCCGTACCACGGTGCCAGCGAATGGGTGGATCCTACGGTACCGAGTGCCTGGATTCAATACGGAGCGGATGAGCGGTTGCAATGGAAGAGTGAATTAACCAATTTTCTCTTAGCGATTGCAAAAGAGCAGGAACAAGGAAAAGCACTCCCCGACGCTATTACGGCGGCTAATGCTCATCCGAACCCGTATCTTGTGCATGGTGATTTAAAAGACTTTGAAGCTTCAAATTGGGAATAA
- a CDS encoding TcaA second domain-containing protein translates to MPKDQQFCPNCGHPVTSAMLFCPNCGQQLGEAASQQHQEISQTKRRSSKKLSYAILALVMVLLVGGYAFGSHYYSKTATANRIVQSIANGNREQLAQESTTSDPSYKITPLNLTGLIKHFRANHQQFTTFQKELSRNNGQKILGSFRLQQTGRAFLLFPRYQLEITPVYGKLTSNGKKLQVLVDGQKEKLSPVQTSGSTKQTRDHIGPLTPGSHVLNITGIVDGKESNTEKNIDWLSGEDNYLPVELESKVASKTDARDALHLTFVEVGTGTIKYSGSGFVGEEQNPVYKEIVRMDDAWSNDPNIASFSADKINVLSTKPGKDNLTKVVFDVQYRLQQKDGTSKTQTMRYFFDVLPDQSSRYFKNYLIKDEFAPSKPISGNSN, encoded by the coding sequence ATGCCAAAAGACCAACAATTTTGTCCGAATTGCGGACATCCAGTAACTTCAGCCATGCTTTTTTGCCCCAATTGCGGTCAGCAATTAGGGGAGGCTGCATCACAACAGCATCAGGAAATTTCTCAAACAAAAAGGAGATCTAGTAAGAAACTTAGCTACGCAATTTTAGCGCTTGTAATGGTGCTTTTAGTTGGTGGATATGCGTTTGGAAGCCACTACTATTCCAAGACAGCTACGGCGAATCGAATTGTGCAAAGCATTGCTAATGGTAATCGGGAACAATTAGCTCAGGAATCCACCACCTCTGACCCTAGTTATAAAATTACTCCCCTAAATTTAACCGGATTAATTAAGCACTTTAGAGCCAATCATCAGCAATTTACAACCTTTCAAAAAGAATTATCGAGAAATAACGGTCAAAAAATATTAGGGAGCTTTAGGTTGCAACAAACTGGGAGAGCTTTCTTGCTTTTTCCCCGGTATCAACTGGAGATTACCCCAGTCTACGGGAAACTTACCAGCAATGGGAAAAAATTACAGGTCCTAGTCGATGGACAAAAAGAAAAATTGTCGCCGGTGCAGACTTCGGGGAGCACCAAGCAAACGAGAGACCACATTGGACCCTTAACACCGGGAAGTCACGTGCTGAATATTACCGGAATAGTTGATGGAAAAGAAAGTAATACAGAGAAAAACATTGATTGGCTTAGCGGAGAAGATAATTATCTGCCGGTTGAGCTTGAGAGTAAAGTTGCTTCAAAGACCGACGCACGGGATGCCCTACACCTTACGTTTGTAGAGGTAGGGACCGGAACGATTAAGTACAGTGGCTCTGGTTTTGTTGGTGAAGAACAGAATCCAGTTTATAAGGAAATTGTGCGAATGGATGATGCGTGGAGTAATGACCCTAACATTGCGTCATTTTCAGCAGATAAAATTAATGTCCTTTCTACTAAACCTGGTAAAGATAATTTGACTAAGGTCGTCTTTGACGTTCAATATCGGCTTCAACAAAAAGATGGCACTAGTAAAACGCAAACGATGAGATACTTTTTTGATGTGCTCCCAGATCAATCTAGTCGGTACTTTAAAAATTATTTGATTAAAGATGAATTTGCCCCGAGCAAGCCGATTTCTGGTAACTCGAATTAA
- a CDS encoding PadR family transcriptional regulator, translating into MAIQISSEVLEGIVLALLSQEDYYGYALTQGVKKFIPISNSTLYPILRRLKKEEWVTTYDQPFDGRNRRYYQITAAGLAQLEKVKSDWNHHKQIVDQVFNNQMPKEEDE; encoded by the coding sequence ATCGCCATTCAAATTAGTTCAGAAGTGCTGGAGGGAATCGTTTTAGCCCTCCTGTCCCAAGAAGATTATTACGGCTATGCCCTGACTCAGGGTGTGAAAAAATTCATTCCCATTTCTAATTCAACCCTTTATCCAATTTTACGACGGTTGAAAAAAGAAGAATGGGTCACCACCTACGATCAGCCGTTTGACGGTCGCAACCGTCGTTACTACCAAATTACAGCTGCGGGCCTCGCCCAACTCGAAAAGGTAAAATCCGATTGGAACCACCATAAACAGATTGTCGATCAGGTCTTTAATAATCAAATGCCAAAGGAGGAGGATGAATAA
- a CDS encoding catalase: MADKLTTEAGQPWANNEHSQTAGVRGPVLMQDYQLLEKLAHFNRERIPERVVHAKGAGAKGVFKLTHDMSKYTKADLFNGEGKETPLAIRFSQVAGEAGYPDTIRDVRGFAIKFYTQDGNYDIVGNNTPIFFVNDPLKFPDFIHSQKRDPKTHLRSNEMQWDFWSHSPESVHQVTYLMGDRGNPASYRTMNGYGSHTYKWVNKDGEVFWVKYHFKSEQGVQNMTDETAAKAASEDTDYLMHDLYDAIEQKDYPSWKVYVQILPYQEGIDYPADIFDVTKVVSHHDYPLQEVGEFTLNENPTNYFDDVEELAFSPANLVPGIEASPDKLLQGRLFAYKDAERYRLGANYEQLKINRPLNEVHNYERDGFMADNQGSDVNYEPNSKNGPVEDPHALITPEQLSGATGAYRPYDQDYYSQAGALYRLMSPEEKDRLIKTIKNGLGSFDNHEIQVLETKQFYKADPEYGTRVADALGLDLAEIKE; the protein is encoded by the coding sequence ATGGCAGATAAATTAACGACCGAAGCTGGTCAACCGTGGGCTAACAACGAACATTCGCAAACGGCCGGCGTACGGGGGCCCGTTTTGATGCAAGACTACCAGTTGCTTGAAAAATTAGCACACTTTAATCGGGAACGGATTCCGGAACGAGTGGTGCACGCTAAGGGTGCTGGGGCCAAAGGGGTCTTTAAACTGACCCACGACATGAGCAAGTATACGAAGGCAGATTTGTTCAACGGAGAAGGCAAGGAAACCCCGTTAGCAATTCGGTTCTCCCAAGTTGCTGGAGAAGCTGGTTATCCTGACACAATCCGGGACGTCCGGGGCTTTGCCATTAAGTTCTACACCCAGGACGGAAACTACGATATCGTCGGCAATAACACACCAATTTTCTTCGTGAATGATCCGTTGAAGTTTCCAGACTTCATTCACTCCCAAAAGCGGGATCCGAAAACGCATCTGCGGAGTAACGAAATGCAGTGGGACTTCTGGTCTCACTCACCAGAATCAGTTCATCAAGTGACTTACCTGATGGGAGACCGGGGCAATCCTGCTAGTTACCGGACTATGAACGGATACGGTAGTCACACCTACAAGTGGGTTAACAAAGACGGCGAAGTCTTCTGGGTTAAGTACCACTTTAAGAGTGAACAAGGGGTTCAAAACATGACCGATGAAACAGCTGCCAAGGCTGCTTCTGAAGACACGGACTACTTAATGCATGACCTCTACGACGCCATTGAACAAAAGGATTACCCATCCTGGAAGGTTTACGTCCAAATCCTGCCATATCAAGAAGGAATTGACTATCCAGCCGACATCTTTGACGTAACCAAGGTTGTTTCCCACCACGATTATCCATTGCAAGAAGTCGGAGAGTTTACGTTAAACGAAAATCCCACTAACTACTTTGACGATGTGGAAGAACTGGCCTTTTCACCAGCCAACTTGGTACCTGGCATCGAAGCTTCCCCGGATAAGTTACTGCAAGGTCGGCTCTTTGCCTACAAAGATGCCGAACGGTACCGGTTAGGGGCTAACTACGAACAGCTTAAGATTAATCGTCCATTAAACGAAGTTCATAACTATGAACGGGACGGATTTATGGCTGATAACCAGGGCAGCGACGTTAACTACGAACCGAACAGTAAGAACGGTCCGGTCGAGGATCCGCACGCTTTGATTACGCCGGAACAATTATCCGGGGCAACGGGGGCTTATCGTCCGTATGACCAGGATTACTACTCCCAAGCCGGTGCTTTATACCGCCTGATGAGTCCAGAGGAAAAAGATCGTTTAATTAAAACGATTAAGAACGGGTTAGGTTCCTTTGACAATCACGAAATTCAAGTCTTAGAAACTAAGCAGTTCTATAAGGCTGATCCTGAATACGGAACGCGGGTGGCAGATGCACTCGGGTTAGATTTAGCCGAAATCAAAGAATAA
- a CDS encoding zinc ribbon domain-containing protein: protein MECPHCHFKNQRGNKFCIKCGTKLPVKKDPVSETESFFGFFKQSLLHPLAMKLPTQPKFGYISLLIYLVMAWLTVASFGKKITDVFANFKSAFGTTATTSPLIGQFIIGISIFVLVILISDWFLGWAAINVMMNHRVKLGVYTIQYARFLNVGSCLFLLSIILTFICPLNVMYIGLAAFSIACVVSTFALADVILTAENQGSLDSFYILILVYVLVLIIGSFTIQAVVGHVISSLTNLAQFIQG from the coding sequence TTAAAAAGGATCCTGTTTCTGAAACAGAATCCTTTTTCGGCTTTTTCAAACAGTCCTTGTTACACCCGCTAGCAATGAAATTACCCACGCAGCCAAAATTTGGGTATATTTCATTACTAATCTACCTCGTGATGGCCTGGCTTACCGTTGCGTCGTTTGGCAAAAAGATCACGGATGTCTTTGCAAACTTTAAAAGTGCCTTTGGTACGACCGCAACCACGAGTCCCCTCATCGGTCAATTTATAATTGGGATTTCCATTTTCGTGTTGGTAATCTTAATTTCCGATTGGTTTTTAGGGTGGGCAGCCATTAACGTAATGATGAATCATCGGGTTAAATTGGGTGTTTACACCATCCAGTATGCTCGGTTTTTAAACGTAGGTAGTTGTTTATTTCTGCTCAGCATTATCCTAACGTTCATTTGTCCCTTAAACGTGATGTACATCGGCCTGGCTGCGTTTAGCATTGCTTGCGTTGTGAGTACCTTTGCCCTGGCGGACGTCATTTTAACTGCTGAGAATCAGGGCAGCTTAGATTCATTTTACATTCTGATTCTGGTATATGTATTGGTATTAATCATCGGATCATTTACCATTCAAGCAGTTGTGGGACATGTCATTTCTAGCCTAACTAATCTAGCTCAATTTATACAAGGATAA